A segment of the Ruminococcus albus 7 = DSM 20455 genome:
GAGAATATTCCTACAACAACGTGCGGGCGGACAATTTTCGTTCAAAACAGTAGTAAATTTAAGGTCCCAGAAAATAGTAGTAGATCCATTGACCTATGGCATTCTGTGTGGTATAATCAAAGTAGTAATTATAACGGTCGTTAAATTTACCACTTAGCTGAAAGAGAGGATCGATCATGCAAAGAATATTTGGCTATTGCCGTATTTCCAGACCCACACAGAACATCGAGCGACAGGAGCGCAATATAATCAAGTCATACCCGACGGCTCGCATATACAAAGAGGCTTACACAGGAACTAAGACCTCAGGGCGCAAGGAACTTGAAAAGCTCCTGAAACAGGTGCAGAGCGGTGACATGATCGTATTTGACAGCGTGAGCCGTATGAGCCGTAATGCTGCCGAGGGCGTGGAGCTGTATCTTCAGCTTTATGAGCAAGGGGTGGAGCTTGTTTTTCTCAAAGAACCCCACATAAACACTTCTACCTATAAACAGGCGCTTTCCCGTGATGTGCCGATGATCGGAGAGGATGTAGACCTTATATTGCAAGGAGTGAACGCATATCTTAAAAGGCTGGCTGTGCGGCAGATCGAACTTGCATTCGGTCAGGCACAAAAGGAAGTTGACGACCTTCACCAAAGAACAGCCGAGGGCATCGAAACAGCACGGCGCAACGGCAAGCAGATCGGACAGCGTAAAGGGGCAACACTCAATGTCAAGAAGGCGGCTGCTGCAAAGAAGATCATACGCACGAGCTGCAAGACATTCGGTGGGACCCTGACCGATGAGCAATGCGCTGCTGCTGCAGGCATATGCCGCAAGACATACTACAAGTACAAGGCGGAGCTGCGCCGAGAGTTTGAAGCAGAGGGACTGCAAATGACCCTCGATGAAGTATCCGGACAAGCACCGCAAGGCACTAAAGACACGAACGCTCTTTAGTGTCTAAAAGACGTATTAAGCGTTGATTGAGAAAACGGAGTATGCAAGATGAGGGATCATTATAAAAAAAGTAGCTGTTGCCCGACTGCAATAGCTACTTTTTTTATTAACTGTATCGATCAAAAAACGCTTATTATACCGGCTTCTAAAACAAGCACCGCAGGTACTATATATTTTCGCGGATGATGCCAGAGGTTTGTTTCAAAGCTCCATTTAGTTATGGCGTTTTTGTTTTCCATTTTCTTTTTCTCCGGTTTTTAGTTTGTTGTCATTTTATATAAAACGTTTTTACGTTTATATACTTTACTTATCTTCATTCTCTAAAGTGAATGCCGATATGAGAAATGCTGCTGTTGCTGCACCAAACATCATACCCATGACTTTCTCGCCTTTTGTGATCTGTATAACGGCGGCAACCGTCCATATAATACCTATTATTATTCTTATGATCTTATGTCTCATATCAAACAGCTCCTTTTATCAATTTAGAACATCTGAACAAGTTTTTTGTCTGTTCTCTTTCTTTGAAAATTACTACTGCGGATAAAGTAATTGAAAACGCAGCCAGTGTCCACGCTTTTGAATATACAAGTGTTAAGATGCTTATCATCAATCCCGTCATGACCGCAAGGCTGGATTTATCTGCCCTGACGGGATCGGAATTAAATATCTCTGTTTTGCCTACTATTGCTATAAGGATTATCACAGCAATGGCAAATACTGAAAGTTCTGCAATTATAATAACTGCCAGAACTGATAACGGCAGATTTACCTTAAGACTCCGAAGCATAAGAATATCCGATATACCCGAAGGTATCACTGTCTTTACAGCACAATTAAAAATCATATATACAGTTGCATAAAGAAAGGTCACATGCGTCATCTGATTCATCATATCAAAAACTTTTGCAGGCTCTTTTTTGAAGTAAATAAATTTTAAGCA
Coding sequences within it:
- a CDS encoding recombinase family protein, translating into MQRIFGYCRISRPTQNIERQERNIIKSYPTARIYKEAYTGTKTSGRKELEKLLKQVQSGDMIVFDSVSRMSRNAAEGVELYLQLYEQGVELVFLKEPHINTSTYKQALSRDVPMIGEDVDLILQGVNAYLKRLAVRQIELAFGQAQKEVDDLHQRTAEGIETARRNGKQIGQRKGATLNVKKAAAAKKIIRTSCKTFGGTLTDEQCAAAAGICRKTYYKYKAELRREFEAEGLQMTLDEVSGQAPQGTKDTNAL